A single genomic interval of Peromyscus leucopus breed LL Stock chromosome 7, UCI_PerLeu_2.1, whole genome shotgun sequence harbors:
- the Fbxl22 gene encoding F-box and leucine-rich protein 22 encodes MSTSRDLGREQEAGQTLAGHTPSVRPPLTMHITQLNRECLLCLFSFLDKDSRKSLSRTCTQLREVFEDPTLWPLLHFHSLAELRKDNFRLGPALRSLSICWHSSRVQVCSIEDWLKSAFQRSVCSQHENLVNEFLLQVCDRCPNLASVTLSGCGHVTDDCLARLLLSCPRLRTLRLENCARVTNRTLAAVAAHGRALQTLHVDFCRNVSAAGLLRLRAACPSLTLSAEHSAAMIPDQPPRARACAASVFPAAPGGLCLPHPTSSYGGRARD; translated from the exons ATGTCCACCAGTCGTGAtctggggagggagcaggaggcaggTCAGACCCTTGCCGGCCACACTCCCTCCGTTAGGCCGCCACTCACCATGCACATAACGCAGCTCAATCGGGAGTGCCTGCTGtgcctcttctccttcctggaCAAGGACAGCAGGAAGAGCCTCTCCAGGACCTGCACCCAGCTCCGGGAGGTGTTTGAGGACCCCACCCTCTGGCCCCTGCTGCACTTCCATTCCCTGGCAGAGCTCAGGAAGGACAACTTCCGGCTGGGCCCTGCCCTGCGCAGCCTGTCCATCTGTTGGCATTCCAGCCGTGTGCAGGTGTGCAGCATCGAGGACTGGCTCAAGAGTGCCTTCCAGAGGAGCGTCTGCAGCCAGCACGAGAACCTGGTCAACGAGTTCCTTCTGCAGGTGTGCGACAG GTGCCCCAACCTGGCGTCCGTCACGCTCTCGGGCTGCGGCCACGTCACCGACGACTGTCTGGCGCGCCTGTTGCTCAGCTGCCCGCGCCTGCGCACGCTGCGCCTCGAGAACTGCGCGCGCGTCACCAACCGCACTCTGGCGGCCGTGGCCGCGCACGGGCGCGCGCTGCAGACGCTGCACGTGGACTTCTGCCGCAACGTGAGCGCCGCTGGCCTGCTTCGCCTGCGCGCCGCCTGCCCGAGCCTGACCCTGAGCGCCGAGCACAGTGCGGCCATGATCCCCGACCAGCCGCCGCGCGCCCGCGCCTGCGCGGCCTCAGTGTTCCCGGCTGCACCCGGGGGGCTGTGCCTCCCTCACCCCACGAGTTCCTATGGAGGACGCGCACGCGATTAA